The genomic stretch GATACGCTGCTCAAAAAGCCACGGAAGGACTTGGTGACATTAGTCACGTTAGTAAATGAGCGCGCCGGTTTGTGAAAAAAAACGGGGCAACAGCTAAGAGCAGCTTTATTTATAGCGAAGCATGGAAAAACAATGTAAAACAGTATAGAGCAGCAGGCATGAATTTGTCCTGATTTTTGATACGTTTGTACAACTGATAAGGAGAAGGTGATTGGATATGATTACAACCAAGGGTGCTGCCTGGCATTCGCATTATGCCTATTTTCTTGAAAAATTCGGCCCGGAGAAAATGGATGAGGTCAAGGCCCGGATGGTTCCGGGAAATATTGAACTGCTTTTTGGTAAACCGATTGTGGCGATCTCGCGTGTTTCTTTGGATGCTGTCATGGATTTTCTTGTTTCCGCCGACAAGCTGCTGGGTACCGGAGATAAAACCTTGATTCGCGAAAGTTTGCGCAAAAAAGCCCGTACGGAAATTAAGGGAATTTATAAAGTTTTTGTTTCCATTCTTGCGCCGGAAACGATTATCCGACGGGCCGCTAATGTTTGGAAGCATATTTATCAGCAGGGCGAGGTGGCGGCAACTAAAAAAACGGACAAAATTATTGAAATGAAAATCACGGAATTTGCCGAAATGCCTTTGGAACATGATTTCTCAGTTGTGGTGTATATTGAGGAATTATTGAGGATGTGCAATTGTAAAAATCCCCGCAGCCGGATCATAAAAAGTTATTCGCGCGGGGATGATCAGTGTTTGTTTGAATTTGAATGGGATTGAGTCAATATGTAAAGGAATTCCCGTGCTTTAGCGCGGGGATACCTCGCCCCCTCTCCCTGCTAGGGAGAGGGATTCAGGGTGAGGGTTACATAAAAACCTCGCACTTGAGTGCGGGGATGATTTATTGCAAAAAAGGCACTGGTTCGCCCAAGCTGTGGAGCCGGAGCACATGACATTTACCTGGACGTGCCTACTTTGAATGGGTACAATTTTTAGGGTGTTTCAAAGCATATCCACGCATCAAGAGACAAAAATGACCGGGTTGTTTTTGCAGACATGATACCGGGGTCTTGAAGGAGAGAATCATGCCAAATGTTAAAAGAGGTTTGTTTCGGATTTATATCACACTGGCAAGCGCGGTCAGCATCATCACCGTTATCATTGCGGTCAATACAGTAATGCATATAAATAAAACCGCGAGTATTCAAATTGGGTTTTTTCAGGCAGAGGTTGCCGGTGTTGCGCTGGTGGTCTTGCTCGGGGTGTGGGTGTTGCCTCTGGCGGGTTACCATGTTATTCGCTGGATTATTCGGGGCTTTCGCTCGCGGTGACCGAATCACCGGATACCGCGTCGCACAAGCTGAACAAAATCGCTTCTGTGATGACGCATTATGCCGGAAGGAAAATCAGTTGTTTCCAGTTATGGAAAAGCACGGAATTACCGCACCGCCGCAGGTGATGTGGGGTGTGCAGGATGAGATCCGGGAGTGGATCAAAGCAACCCGGAACGCGCTGGATAAAAATAACCGCAAGCTGTTAGTCGAAAAGCCGGCGCCATGAACCATGCCATTTCGGAAATGTTTTTTAAAGAGGAAAAAATTTGTTTCCTATGGTTTTGCTTTGAGGCAAGAGAAGGAGTCGAGGATGAAACACGCAGGCTTGATTATTGTTTTAGGTATGTTTGTCTGCTGCGGGGTGGTTGCGTGCACACCGCAATCGGATGGCGGAATTGAGACGGAAAAAGTATTCCTGCCTCCGGAGGACCTGATCATCGCCAATGTTCAGGAGACAGACGTGAGTTTGGCATTTGAGTTGACAGCAGTGAAATCACAGATGAAAAGTGAGACCGAGCTGTATGGCGAATGGGAATTAACAGGAACACTATTTAGAATTTTTGAAGGAAAGATGCAACCCGGTGAAAGTTTTACCTGTTATCAAATATTTGAAAGAGGAATTCCGGCACCGGAGATAGGTGACCGGTTTATCGGGAGCTTCAAGCAGACCGAGGAAGGCAAGTATGTTGTTTTGGATAACGGATACCTTTTCCCCTATCATCCCGATATGCTGGGGATGTTTGAAAAAGGGGCAAAGGCAAAGCAGTCCACGAATAAGCATGAATAAAAATAGTCTGTAGGAGCGCGACTTGTCCGGCGAATGCCGGATGCCGGATCATCGCGCCCGAAAACCAATGGTACAATTAAGCGAACCGGCGCCAAAGGTGTGATTCTTATGATCCGGGATCAGAATCCGAAGCAATGGCAAGTTGAGATTCGGTAGGAGTAGTAGATGAATTCAAGTATCTGAAATGAGTTTGAAATAAATTGGAAATGAACGAGAAATGAAGTTTGAAAAAACAATTTAAAACACAACAAAATACCTAATTTTAAATGATATTAAAATACTTGACACGGAAATGAAACGTGATATTATATGGATATGATTAAATATATACTACCGGAAAATTGGATACGGTACGACAAATCTAAAATTGTTGATCAGCTTATCGGAGCCAAGGCTGCGCTGATATCACTTACCTCAATCCCATATCAAAAAAGATGGGCTGATGAATTGCAAATTTTGCAACTTAAACGTGAAATTGCGGGCACATCGAAAATTGAAGGTGCTGATTTCACTGAGGGAGAATTTGAGGATGCATTCAAGGAAAGCTTTGAACAACTTCACACTCGGTCACAGAAACAAGCAGCAGCAACAGTTAAGGCCTATAGATGGATCGCTCAAATCGAGAATGAAAAACCCATTACAGAAGAGTTGGTTTTTCACATCCACAGGCTCATTATCAAGGATGCAGATGATGACCATTGTCCGCCTGGTGTAATCCGAGGAAAAGACCAGAATGTATTATTTGGAATACCACGGCATCGAGGCTGTGAAGGTGGCCCCATATGTAGCGAGGCTTTTTCTTCATTATGTCGTGCTATAAATAAAGAAATTTCAGAGCATGATCCACTGATACAAGCGTTGGCTACTCATTATCATTTTGCAGCAATGCACCCTTTCCTTGATGGTAATGGGCGTACAGCAAGGGCTTTAGAAGCATTAATGTTGCAAAGGGTTGGATTAAAGGACTCTCTTTTTATTGCGATGTCAAATTATTATTATGAGGAGAAAAATGAATATCTGAAATCATTAGCAGATGTTCGAGCAAATAATCATGATCTAACATCTTTTTTGCTATTTGGCCTAAAAGGAATTGAGCTTCAGTGCCGGAGGTTATTTGAAGAAATAAGAAAAAATATTTCAAAGGTTCTTTTTAAAAATGTTATGTATGATTTGTTTAAACGCCTTCAGACAAAAAGGCGAAGGGTTATTGCTGAACGACAAGTTGAGATTTTAAAAATTTTATTGGAGAACGGACAAACGTTAGATGAACTCAATAAAAAAGTTAGTTTAATTTATAAGGAACTTGAGAATCCGCATAAGGCGTTCATTAGGGATATAAATCATTTAATCAGCTTGGGAGCGATTGGATTTACGAAAGAAAAGAATGATATATATAATATTTTTGTTAAATTGGAATGGGCAAAAGAGATAACAGAATCAGAGTTTTTTGAAAAAATTAAGGAAATGCCCAAGGCAAAAACTCATGGATTTCTTTAAAAAAAGCGCCAAGTTACTGGAATAACTTGGCGCTTTCCCCAAGTGGTAGCCTTGGGGCTTGGGAACTACATCCCGTATGCTTTTATAATAAAGCCTCTACCAGCAGTTTTCAAGTTTAAAATCTGCTCCAGTTGGAGGTGATTACATGAACAAGAAACAAACGTCAAAGCCCGTGGCTTCAAAGGCTTCGAAGGAATTGAACAATCCACAATCTTCGAAGCGGGTAAAATCTGTTGCCGCAAGTGCTTTATCACAGACAAGGAAAGGTAAGAAGTAGAAAATTAGGGGCGCAACTTGCTTGCGCCCCTAATCAAATAATTGGTTATCCCCTCTCAACCCATTTTTCTTTATCCAAAAAAGTCTTTAAATCAAATCCTTTGTTATCCAGTTCTAATTGCTTGGTGAATTTTTTCATGAGTTTATCAGGTGTAAATTCTAGACCGATGGACAGTTTGAGAATATTCTTGAGGGCAAGATTCCTACCTCCGGTCTCGAGATCAGCAATAAATGAACGATTGACACCAGAGCGTTCGGCTAATTGTTCTTGTGTTAAATTCTGCTTACGGCGGAGCGTTTGGATTGTTTTCCCGAAGCTGGTCTGAATAATATTTTTCTCTTTTGATTTTAGTGGCATATACAGAATATAGTGTCGTGTAGAAAATAAGTAAATGGCAAGTATAGTACAAATAGTATTGACGGCACTCCTGGACTTGAGCTAAAATACGGCAAGTTAGTAACATGGGGGGGCTATATGCTGAAAATACTTATTATTGACGATCAACTATTTTTGCTTGATGTCCTTAGGATGGCTCTGGAAGGAAATTATTATGTTAAAACCGCCAGAAACGGACTGGAAGCGATTGAGCTTATGGATCGCTGGAAAGTTGATTTGATAATCACGGATCATTCCATGCCGGGTATGACCGGACTTGAAGTTATTAAAGCGGTACGAGCCATGAAATCTCCACCCAAAGTGATTTTCTATACTGCCTGCTTAAATAAGAACCTGGAAGGGGAAGCCAGGAAGGCTGGAGCGATTGAGGTCATGGATAAGCCCTTTGATTTACATGAATTAAAAGAAAAGATAAAAATTGCATTGGGTCAAGAGGCATGCTAGCCAAAGATAAAAAAAATTTAAAATAGTTTCTCCGTGTGCTTCGCGTCTCCGTGGTGAAAAAATCGGCCCAATCCCCCCGGCCCCCTTTGTAAAAGGAAGAAAAAAACCGAAAAAATAAAAATCCCTGCATGGATTTTCAGAAAAGTAAGTCTAATGATTCGTATTGACAGAACTTGTCTGGACATCCAAAATAGGGAGGCTGAAAAATGAAAGAAGAAGGAAAAATTACCATGAGTGAATTTAAGACGGTTGTAGAGCGATTTGAGGATAACCAGAAAAAAATGATTGAGGTCATGAACCATCGTTTTGACCAGCAAGATATACGCATCGGTCGAATGGAACAACGGATGGGCGGCGTGGAACAACGGATGGGCGGCGTGGAACAACGGATGGGCGGCGTGGAACAACAGATGGGCGGCGTGGAACAACAGATGGGTGGCATGGAAGGACGGATGGGTAGAATAGAAAAACAACATGTAACCATGATGGAACAAATTGCCCTGCTGCATGAGGGGCAGACCGAAATTAAGTCGGAGTTGCGCAGCCGTGTCACCAATGCTGATTTTGAAAAACTGGAAATGCGGGTGGTTCGCTTGGAGAATAGAGTCGCATGACAGAATCAGCTGAATAGTTTTAATTCGGAATAAATCCAGAAACTTAAATAGACAGACCTACCGCCAGGTGGGAACAAGATTGTCATAATAACTCTTGGTCAGGTTTTTCAGATTGCTTCCGTCAATATCCATAATAAAAATATTCCAGGCATTTTCCCAGGAGGCGATAAAGGCAACCTGTGTGCCGTCAGGTGAAAACGCCGGGTCATCTTTATCCAGCGAATTTTTTGTGATGCGATAATAATGGTCCCGGTCTATTTCATAAATATAGAGCTGGCGGATTTTGGAATCCAGGACATTGGAGGTGAAAACCATTTGGTTGCTTACCGGCGAATAGACCGGATCGCCGCGGAAACTCAACTCATCGGACTTGATCAGCAAAGATGATTTTTTAGTCTCCAACTCCAACATGAATATCTCACTGCGGTCGTTGATGCTGGTCTCATAGGCAACATATTTATCCGATGACGAGAAACTGTATCCATGATTGTGACCCGAGGTGTTGGTTAGAAGTTTACGATTGTTGCCGTCTGCATCCATGATCCCGATCTCAGAGGAGCCTTCCCGGTGAATGGTGAATAATATTTGTCGGTCATTGTTGCTCCAAATGGGATTGGTAATATCTTCTTTGGCGTCTGTGATCTGGCGGATGGCCCGGGTTTCCAAATTTTGGATGTAAATTTGATAGGCGGAACTATTTCGGGTGGAACAAAAGGCGATCCGGCTGCCGTCATGTGACAAATGCGGATCACGATCAAAGGCCATTACATTGGTCAGGCGCTCAATGTTTTTTCCATCCGAGTCCATCATATAGATTTGCAGGTAACGACCATTGGCCCGGTTGGAGGCAAAGGCGATTTTATGGAAGCCGCCTCCTGTGGGTGTGGGTGTCGGGACGGGGGTTACTGTCTGGGTCGGTGTGGGAGCTGGAAAAGAGGGCTTTTCCACCAAATAGAGTTTTTTCGGTGTGGGAACTGCTTTGGGTATCGTTGGGGTGATAAGTGCGCGTTTTTTCTCAGCTTGGATCTGGATGGGTTTGGCAATGGGATAGCAGGGGCCGAAGAAAAGCATGATAATCAGAATGAGCAGACAGAGAAATATCAGGGTTTGCAATAAAAATCCGTCGCTTTCCTGGAAATATTTGGTAATGGCTGAAAACATACTGTTGGCCGCCTGTTGATAGAGTGGGAATAAATAAGCTTATATATTATGCACGAATTTTAAGTTATGGCTACTAGGTTTGATATATAAAAGTAATTATATTTGCCCGAGTGTTTTTTAGGAAAAGTTCAATGGATTCATACGGGGACGGGTTTCGAAAGAAGGGAAAAATTGACCTCCCGGACGATTCAGTCGCAGGAGCCTGCGTTAATTTGGACAGCAGTGATTTTGAAATAATCATCTCGTGCTTTACATTTAAGACCCATTTGTGTATCTTCTATCGTGCTAGCGCTTCATCTAGGGGCATTAAGTATGGATATGCGTGGATTAATTATATATTATGCATATTAAGCCCGTGGATTTTTATCTTCAACTTGAATCCGGATACGGTTAGAAAGCAGGTTTTTTTTATGATTAGTACGAATAATGTCAGTCTGGCCTTTGGCGGCCAGAAACTTTTCAAGGATGTCTCAATTCAATTTACAGATGGAAATTGTTACGGACTCATTGGCGCCAACGGCAGTGGAAAATCGACGTTTTTGAAAATATTGTCCGGAGATATTGAGTCCGATGCCGGTCAGGTGGTGGTGGGAAAAGGGCAGCGGATTGCGATTCTGCGTCAGGATCAGTTTGCCTTTGATGCATATACGCCCTTAGAGACGGTGATCATGGGGCATAAGCAGCTCTATGCGGTGATGCAGGAGCGTGATGCGCTTTATGCCAAGCCGGAGATGAGCGAGGATGAAGGCATGCGGGTGGGTGAATTGGAAGGTGAGTTTGCCGAGATGGGCGGCTATGATGCCGACTCAGAGGCGGCCTCTTTACTGGATCGGGTGGGTGTGGGCGAGGCGCTGATCAACCAGTCAATGAAGACCATTGAGGCAGGAAAAAAAATCCGGGTGTTGTTGGCTCAGGCATTGTTCGGTAATCCGGATGTCTTATTGCTCGATGAACCGACCAATCATTTGGATTTGAAAACGATTACGTGGCTGGAAGGATTTTTATACAACTTTAAAAATACAGTGATTGTGGTCTCGCATGATCGCCATTTTCTCAACAAAGTCTGTACCCACATTGCGGATTTGGATTACAACCGGATTCAGCTGTATGTAGGGAATTATGATTTTTGGTACCAGGCCAGTCAACTTGTCATGCAACAGAAAAAAGATGCAGCCAAGCGCCAATTGGATAAAATTGAGGAGCTCAAGGTTTTTGTACAGCGTTTCAGTGCTAATGCTTCAAAATCAAAACAAGCCAGCGCACGAAAAAAGTTGATCGAAAAACTGACGCCGGACCAACTCCCGGCCTCATCACGGCGGACGCCCTTTATTCATTTTAAGCCGTTACGCGCTTGCGGTGACCGTATCCTGGAAATAGAAAACATGGGAAAAACCGTTGAAGGTGTCCAGCTTTTGAACAAGATTAATTTAACCGTACGCCGGAAGGATAAAATTGCGCTGGTGGGCAGCAACAATGTAGCCAAGTCAACACTGCTCAAAATACTCTCCGGCGAATTAACACCGGATACAGGAACGTATAAATGGGGGCAGACCATCACCATGATCGACGGACCCAAGGATAATGCCCGGTATTTTCAATCGGATGTATCGGTGATCGACTGGCTGCGCCAATTTACCCAGAGTGATGACGAGAATTATATTCGCGGATTTCTGGGGCGGATGCTTTTTTCGGGTGATGAAATCCAGAAAAAAATACAGGTTCTTTCCGGTGGTGAAAAGGCACGCTGCATGCTCTCGCGTATGATGCTGGCAGAGTCCAATGTACTGATATTTGATGAACCGACCAATCACCTGGATCTGGAAACCATTTCATCGCTTAATGAAGCGGTGATGAAGTTTTCCGAAGTTGTGCTGTTTACTTCGCACGATCATCAATTTGTCAACACGGTCGCCAACCGGATTATCGAGATCACACCCGGCGGATTGATTGATCAGACCTGTACTTTTGATGAGTATATGGAAAATTCCAAAGTCGCCCAAATGCGTGACGAATTGTACCACCAGCATCAGGATTTGGATTTGTAATAAAATAAATCGTCCCCGCGCTGACCCGGCACCCGGCATTCGCCGGGCAAGTGCGCCGGACAAGTTACGCCGGGCAGGCTGCCCATCGTGTTCGCGCTGGCACGATAAATCCCGGAGTTTCATCCGTTAGTTCAAGGAAATATGTCAGCGAACTGCGGGGATGACAAACGAAAAAATCTTTAACGAACACATTGCGTTTCATGTGTTTTTTGAACTTGATGCCCTTCCGATGAAATTAATTTACAGAACCGGGAATCCATCCGATAATACACACTATTATAGAGATGAAAAGTGAGGGATAGGGTATGAAAAAAATAATAGGGTGTATGACGGTTTTAATGCTGGTAGGTATGGCGTTTACCGGTTTTGCAGCGGAAAAGGGTCTTGAGGAATTAAAAAAAGCCGTACAAACTGATCCTGAAAATGCAATCACCCAGTATGAGCTGGGCAAAGCGTACGGCAAAGCCAACCGCATGGGCGATGCGCTTAAAGCGCTGAATAAGGCCGTAAAGCTAAAGCCTAAGTATAGCAAAGCTTATTATACCCGCGGTGTGGTACTCAAGGCTTTGCATAAACCGGAGCAGGCGGTGGAAAGTTTTCAAAAAGCGATTGAGCACAACCCCAAATATGCCAAAGCCCATTACGGGTTGGGCATGATGTACTACAGCCAGGGAAAGTACAAAGATGCAGCACCGGCGTTTAAAAAGGCGGCAAATAATAAAAGAGGGTACAAAGATGCCTGGTACTACCTGGGATTATCCTATTTTTTGTCTGCGGATTTTAAAAAAGCGATTCAAGCCTATCATTTGGCTATTAAGGCCGGAAAAAAAGATGATCAGGTTTATTACAATCTGGGCGTGGCTTACAGCCGGCAAGGAAAATACAAGAGTGCCACCACCCAGTTGCAGCAGGCAGTTAAAGTGAAAAAAGATGATCCGGCCATTTGGAACCAGCTGGGTTTGATGTATTACAATCGCAAGCACTTTAAAAGTGCACGGCAGGCTTTTGAAAAAGCGGTGGCGCTGGATGAAAATTATGGTGAAGCGATCTATGGACTGGGGCGCTGTCTGCTCAAACACGGAAAAAAGGACGCAGCTCAGATTCAGGCGGAAAAATTAAAGGGAATTGATGCCGCCTTGTCTGCGGAGCTGATACAGATGATCGGTCCGTTGGCACCCGAAGCGGCAGCGGTTGCAGCACCGGTTAAAAAGAAGTTGAGCAAGAAAAGCAAATCAAAAAAAAGGACTCCGAAAAAGAAAAAATAAAAAAAGCTGTATCCATTCATTGATATCCGAGTCATGCGAAAAGCATATTTATTTCAAAGTAAGCGCGCTGGATTATTTTGAAAAATTTTAGAGGGATGTTGCAGCACTTTTGGCAGAAGGCCGTTTTTTTTATAGTACAGGAAGATCAGTGTGGCATAATAGCTGCGGCTGCCGAAGGCGGTCCAAGGAGAGGGCATATCATGGAAAAATTAATGGCATTTCGCAAGCTGGGTTTAAGCGAAGAGACGCTGGAAGTATTGGAGAAAAAAGGGTTTGAAGAACCCACGCCGATTCAGAGTGCGGCCATTCCGGTTTTGCTGACAACGTCGTTGGATGTCATCGGCCAGGCGCAGACCGGAACCGGCAAAACCGCGGCTTTTGCCTTGCCGATTATTGAAAAAATTGACGAGGACAACAAACAAGTCCAGGCTCTAATTCTGGCGCCGACCCGCGAACTGGCAGTCCAGGTCTCGGACGAATGCAATTCCCTAAAAGGCAGCCACAGGTTGAAAATTATTCCGGTCTACGGCGGGCAAGCGATTCAGGAGCAGATTCGTCATTTGAAAAAAGGTGTGCAGATTGTGGTGGGGACACCGGGTCGTATTTTGGATCATTTAAGGCGTCGGACGCTCAAGCTCAAAAGTCTTTCGTTTATTGTGCTGGATGAAGCGGACGAAATGCTCAACATGGGTTTTATTGATGAAGTGGACGAGATCATGGCCCAGTGCAATGAAGACCGTCAGGTCGCACTTTTTTCCGCGACCATGCCGGAAAAAATAGAAAGCCTCGCCAAAAAATATATGAAAGAAACCCGGCGGGTTTCAGTTAAAAAACAAGAGGCGACAGCCAATTTAACGGATCAGATTTATTTTGAGGTTCGGCATCAGGATAAATTTGAGGCACTCTGCCGTATTATTGATGTGGAGGATGTTTTTTACGGACTGGTTTTTTGTCGCACCAAAAATGATGTGGATGAAACAACACTCAAGCTTGGAGAACGAGGTTATGACGCGGCAGCCATTCATGGTGATATCACACAGAAACAGCGTGAGCAAGTATTGGCGAAATTCAAGAGCAAGATGGTCAATATTTTGGTGGCCACCGACGTGGCAGCCCGAGGTCTGGATATTTCAAATTTGACGCATGTGATCAATTTTGCTCTGCCGCATGATCCGGAAGCCTATGTACATCGTATTGGCAGGACAGGACGAGCAGGTCAGCGCGGTGTGGCGATCACCTTTATTACCCCGTCAGAATATCGCAAGCTCGTATTTATCCAACGTGTTACCAAATCCGATATCCGCAAGGAACAGATTCCTGAAGTGTCTGAGATTATCAAAATCAAGCACGCGCAAGTGGGTGAAGAAATTGAGGAAAGTATGGGGGAAGAAGGGTTAGAAGTGCATCAGCAAATGGCGCATTCTCTTATGTCAAAGCATTCACCGGAACAATTGGTGACAGCCTTGCTGCGCTTGATCATGCAGGACCGGATTGACGAGAGCCGGTATCAAAAAATCAGTGTCCTGTCTTCGCCCGATTCTCAAGGCAAGACCCGGTTGTTGATCGGCAAGGGTATGCGCGACGGATTTCGGCCCAAACAATTGGTGGACTTTATTAAAAAGCAGACCGGACTCAAGGACCATCTGATTGATGATGTGGCCGTGCAGGAAAATTTTTCGTTTATCACCGTACCTTTTCGGGATGCCGAGCGGATTGTGAAGCATTTTGAGAAAAGCACCCAAAAAGGCGGACGTCCGCTCGTCACCAAGGCGGAGAATAAGGGGAAATCATCACGATCAGCCGGCGGCTCAAAAAATTATGCCAAACCCAAGCGTTATGATAAATCTGAGCGTTATGCCAAGCCCAAACGCGACGATAAAGCCAAGCGCTATGATAAGCCCAAGCAAGATGACAGACCTAAGCATTACGCCAGGTCCAAACAAGCTGATAAACCCGGGCGCGATGATAAACCCTGGCAAGATACCTTTTCGAAAAAAGACAAAAATATAAAGACAGAAATAAAGCCCAAGAAGGATAAGAAACAAAAAAAAGACAAAAAAAATAAGAACAAAGGGAAAAGGAAAACAGAGAAAAAATATAAATAGAAAATTTGTGAGTTTACTCGTTTGATTTTATATTTCTTCGTGTTGATTCGTGGATAGTTGGTTTGGTTTTATTTCGGGTCTTCCACCAACTGTATCGATGAACCCAAGCCTGAAAGAATATCCGGCAGGCCTTGGGCCAGGATCGCAACCGTGGTACGCAGGGTCTTGGCCATCTCGCGCATCGCGTTTTTTTCCCAGAAGCGGGGTTTGGCAGCTTGCTGTTTGAAGTCACGCACCCAAAGCTGGATCAGGTCTCGGGGAACAAGCGTGAGGTCCTGGTAGAGATAGGGTTCAACAATATAACTTTCCGGGTCCAGTGGTTTGGTCGTTGAGATTAGATAGGGACCGCTATTGCGGGTTTTTTGGTCCGGGAGGGTTCGTAGAAAAGCCCGGGCTCGGGCATAATCATATTTTTTCAGTAATCGCTCCGGCAAAGGCGCCGGCCCCGGTGCGGTTAAAAGAGGAAGTAGTGTGATATTTAATTTTTCCGGGTGATCCCGGTAGCTGCTATCTTCTATGGCTTCAAGATCGAGATAGGTGCTTAGCGCAGCCAAATAACGTTCACGGCTCGACTCGGTCGGCTTGTCTCCAAAGAGTAAATAGCTGTATAATCCAAATCCTGATGGTTGGTCATGTCCCCGGAGTAAAAAGCAACGTGCTGTCTCGGGACAATCCGGCTTGGGAAGCAAGGTTCCGCAACCGGCCAGCAGGCTGAGACCCAGCAGAGTGAGCATGCATTTGCGTAAAAAATTCATGAAGACTGCCTTAATTTTCGGAAAGTTTTCCAAAGCCATTGGATACACAGAACCAGCAAAGTACATAAAAAGACAATCACTAGAGTTTCTTTGGTGCGCAGGGGATAATTAGGAAAGAGTAGATAGTAACCCAGCCAGACCAGCGCTGAAAGCAGCACGATGAGGGAAGATCGCAAAGACAAGGTTTTCATGCAAGACTCCTTGAAAAAGGGATGGTTTTTATTATAAAGATTACCTAGCAGGATACAAGCTCAAATTTTCGAAAAACACAAAGTAATCATTGATAGTACAGATAAAAAATCGGACGAATACGAATGGTTCGTGAAGGTGTTTTTATTATGTTGGCAAAAAGATGATGACATCTGTAAGCGTCGTTGCCGGTAAAAAGAATAGACAGTGCGCACACGCTTATTTATACTGTTGATCTACATTGATTCCATGTTTTTTCTTTGATTTATATCCCGCGAAACCAGGAGGCAGTATGAGCGGCATATTCGGTCTGGCATCCAGTGAAAATTGTGCAGAAAAATTGATGTACGGCATTGATTATCATTCTCATTTGGGGACGGAATTCGGCGGGATGGCATTGTTGGATCGTGAGTTCGTCCGGCGAATTCACAGCCTTGGGGCCGATCAGTTTAAATCGAAGTTTGCCGGGGAGCTCCAATATATGCCGGGGCATCTGGGTGTCGGCGTGATTAGCGACAATCAGGAACAACCGATGTATCTTAATTCGCGGTTGGGACCGTTTTGTCTGGTGACCAGCGGGATGATTACCAATGCCGATACGCTGGCTGCCAATTTGATGAGCCGGGGAATTTCTTTTAGTGAAATGGCGAATGGCAGCATCAACACAACCGAATTGG from bacterium encodes the following:
- a CDS encoding DEAD/DEAH box helicase: MEKLMAFRKLGLSEETLEVLEKKGFEEPTPIQSAAIPVLLTTSLDVIGQAQTGTGKTAAFALPIIEKIDEDNKQVQALILAPTRELAVQVSDECNSLKGSHRLKIIPVYGGQAIQEQIRHLKKGVQIVVGTPGRILDHLRRRTLKLKSLSFIVLDEADEMLNMGFIDEVDEIMAQCNEDRQVALFSATMPEKIESLAKKYMKETRRVSVKKQEATANLTDQIYFEVRHQDKFEALCRIIDVEDVFYGLVFCRTKNDVDETTLKLGERGYDAAAIHGDITQKQREQVLAKFKSKMVNILVATDVAARGLDISNLTHVINFALPHDPEAYVHRIGRTGRAGQRGVAITFITPSEYRKLVFIQRVTKSDIRKEQIPEVSEIIKIKHAQVGEEIEESMGEEGLEVHQQMAHSLMSKHSPEQLVTALLRLIMQDRIDESRYQKISVLSSPDSQGKTRLLIGKGMRDGFRPKQLVDFIKKQTGLKDHLIDDVAVQENFSFITVPFRDAERIVKHFEKSTQKGGRPLVTKAENKGKSSRSAGGSKNYAKPKRYDKSERYAKPKRDDKAKRYDKPKQDDRPKHYARSKQADKPGRDDKPWQDTFSKKDKNIKTEIKPKKDKKQKKDKKNKNKGKRKTEKKYK
- a CDS encoding helix-turn-helix domain-containing protein, whose product is MPLKSKEKNIIQTSFGKTIQTLRRKQNLTQEQLAERSGVNRSFIADLETGGRNLALKNILKLSIGLEFTPDKLMKKFTKQLELDNKGFDLKTFLDKEKWVERG
- a CDS encoding ATP-binding cassette domain-containing protein, with translation MISTNNVSLAFGGQKLFKDVSIQFTDGNCYGLIGANGSGKSTFLKILSGDIESDAGQVVVGKGQRIAILRQDQFAFDAYTPLETVIMGHKQLYAVMQERDALYAKPEMSEDEGMRVGELEGEFAEMGGYDADSEAASLLDRVGVGEALINQSMKTIEAGKKIRVLLAQALFGNPDVLLLDEPTNHLDLKTITWLEGFLYNFKNTVIVVSHDRHFLNKVCTHIADLDYNRIQLYVGNYDFWYQASQLVMQQKKDAAKRQLDKIEELKVFVQRFSANASKSKQASARKKLIEKLTPDQLPASSRRTPFIHFKPLRACGDRILEIENMGKTVEGVQLLNKINLTVRRKDKIALVGSNNVAKSTLLKILSGELTPDTGTYKWGQTITMIDGPKDNARYFQSDVSVIDWLRQFTQSDDENYIRGFLGRMLFSGDEIQKKIQVLSGGEKARCMLSRMMLAESNVLIFDEPTNHLDLETISSLNEAVMKFSEVVLFTSHDHQFVNTVANRIIEITPGGLIDQTCTFDEYMENSKVAQMRDELYHQHQDLDL
- a CDS encoding response regulator, translated to MLKILIIDDQLFLLDVLRMALEGNYYVKTARNGLEAIELMDRWKVDLIITDHSMPGMTGLEVIKAVRAMKSPPKVIFYTACLNKNLEGEARKAGAIEVMDKPFDLHELKEKIKIALGQEAC
- a CDS encoding Fic family protein, coding for MDMIKYILPENWIRYDKSKIVDQLIGAKAALISLTSIPYQKRWADELQILQLKREIAGTSKIEGADFTEGEFEDAFKESFEQLHTRSQKQAAATVKAYRWIAQIENEKPITEELVFHIHRLIIKDADDDHCPPGVIRGKDQNVLFGIPRHRGCEGGPICSEAFSSLCRAINKEISEHDPLIQALATHYHFAAMHPFLDGNGRTARALEALMLQRVGLKDSLFIAMSNYYYEEKNEYLKSLADVRANNHDLTSFLLFGLKGIELQCRRLFEEIRKNISKVLFKNVMYDLFKRLQTKRRRVIAERQVEILKILLENGQTLDELNKKVSLIYKELENPHKAFIRDINHLISLGAIGFTKEKNDIYNIFVKLEWAKEITESEFFEKIKEMPKAKTHGFL
- a CDS encoding tetratricopeptide repeat protein, whose amino-acid sequence is MKKIIGCMTVLMLVGMAFTGFAAEKGLEELKKAVQTDPENAITQYELGKAYGKANRMGDALKALNKAVKLKPKYSKAYYTRGVVLKALHKPEQAVESFQKAIEHNPKYAKAHYGLGMMYYSQGKYKDAAPAFKKAANNKRGYKDAWYYLGLSYFLSADFKKAIQAYHLAIKAGKKDDQVYYNLGVAYSRQGKYKSATTQLQQAVKVKKDDPAIWNQLGLMYYNRKHFKSARQAFEKAVALDENYGEAIYGLGRCLLKHGKKDAAQIQAEKLKGIDAALSAELIQMIGPLAPEAAAVAAPVKKKLSKKSKSKKRTPKKKK